The genomic interval TGTATTCTCAGTGTGCTCATTCTCAGGTCTAGGTGGATAACATGCACCTGTGACCTCTGATTTTCGAATGGGGCATACTGAAGCTTTGTGTCCCGCTTGCTGACAATAGAAGCAAACAATGTCCTTACCAGATGATCGCTGGCCTGCTGCAGTGTTGACGGTACCTGGAGGGTCTGGAGCGTTCTCCCTCCTCGAACCTCTTTGCTGAAACAGCTGGGCTGGTCGATGCGCTGCACCTGTTGGGTGTGAAGCTGCTCCTCTCCTGGCGttgaggtactggacagccaaCCTTGCTGCGGTGATCCCCTCTGCCGGCTCGTGCTCCTTCACCCAGGTTCTTACATCAGGTGGCAACACCCGCAGGAGCTGCTCCAAGATGATGGCCTCCCCGATATGGTCCTTGGTGTGACGTTCCGGCTGGATCCAACGTCAATAGAGAGACTTCAGGCGATGATAGGTTTCGGTCAGGTTCTCATCATGTGGCACAGTTGTTGAGCGGAACTGCTGCCGATAAGTCTCAGGCGAAATGTCGAACTTAGCCAACAGTGCTGCTCTCAAGTCTTTATAGCAGTGGGCTCGGTCTTCATCCATGGCTGTGTAGGCTTCTAGAGTTTTACCCGAAAGTAGTGGGACCAGACGACATgcccactctttttttttttggccatttaTATGTTTTGGCGATGCGTTCAAAGCGCATTAGGTAGTTTTCAATGTCCTCACCAGTCTGAAAAGGAGGAATTTCTGATCAGAGAAGAGTCCTCTAGGTGGTGCAGTTATGTCCGAGTCGTTTGAAGTGGTTGAAGCAGATGATGATGTCTCTTTGTTCCCCGGATGACGGGATGCAGGAATAGGTAGTGTGTACCTTGGGCTGCTTCCTGCTGACGAGCTGGGAGTTTGTAGTACCTTGGTCTTGGACTTGCGAGGAGCTTTGGCGTGCTGTTGCTGTGCTGGACTCTGGAGGGACCCACTCTGGTGATGAACTGAAGCCGCTGGTGGTGCTTTGATCTTGGACTTGCGAGAAGATTTGGTGTACTGTTGCTGTATTGGACCTTAACACAAACCAGGTATAAAGACTTTGTGCCAAGTGAGNNNNNNNNNNNNNNNNNNNNNNNNNNNNNNNNNNNNNNNNNNNNNNNNNNNNNNNNNNNNNNNNNNNNNNNNNNNNNNNNNNNNNNNNNNNNNNNNNNNNNNNNNNNNNNNNNNNNNNNNNNNNNNNNNNNNNNNNNNNNNNNNNNNNNNNNNNNNNNNNNNNNNNNNNNNNNNNNNNNNNNNNNNNNNNNNNNNNNNNNNNNNNNNNNNNNNNNNNNNNNNNNNNNNNNNNNNNNNNNNNNNNNNNNNNNNNNNNNNNNNNNNNNNNNNNNNNNNNNNNNNNNNNNNNNNNNNNNNNNNNNNNNNNNNNNNNNNNNNNNNNNNNNNNNNNNNNNNNNNNNNNNNNNNNNNNNNNNNNNNNNNNNNNNNNNNNNNNNNNNNNNNNNNNNNNNNNNNNNNNNNNNNNNNNNNNNNNNNNNNNNNNNNNNNNNNNNNNNNNNNNNNNNNNNNNNNNNNNNNNNNNNNNNNNNNNNNNNNNNNNNNNNNNNNNNNNNNNNNNNNNNNNNNNNNNNNNNNNNNNNNNNNNNNNNNNNNNNNNNNNNNNNNNNNNNNNNNNNNNNNNNNNNNNNNNNNNNNNNNNNNNNNNNNNNNNNNNNNNNNNNNNNNNNNNNNNNNNNNNNNNNNNNNNNNNNNNNNNNNNNNNNNNNNNNNNNNNNNNNNNNNNNNNNNNNNNNNNNNNNNNNNNNNNNNNNNNNNNNNNNNNNNNNNNNNNNactgatggagttaaggagaggactagttctcaaGAGCAAGGACCGGATTCctcaccaccgagacctggacacccccaggctccgatgtagcTTGATCCCCAGCTAGAGGCTCCATCTCTCCATTCATctataacatgaaaaaataaagaaacaaaaaccaaacaatttaaattagaaacagCTGTCTCAAAACTGacatcaaaattatataaacaggaaaaacaaatcccTCGGTTTGGCTGTCAGTGAAGTTGGGGGGggaagggggcgtggctaagaCACCGTGCTGCAGAGCCGCGgtgagtaaatgtttgtatgtgtgtgtatgcggAAACTAGCGACGACCAAGTGTGCACCCAAGGTCTAAACTGTAAGAAATGGAAGATAATTTACAAGATAATGTGGTTGGATAACGGCAGAGTTGGTTTATGACATGGATGTGCGCGCCagcgtgtatgtgtgtgtgtatgtgcgtgtGCTCACTGCGCTCACTCAGACGGAGGGACAGAGGGTCTCCCCAGCTAGAAGTCCCATccccggcgtggggaggagactgccgggcccaggagactagaccaccaggccgaggtgCCTCGCCCCACCCGCCAGGGtctgtaaagacaaaaacattactctttttttaagaaagaaaaaaaactttagtgtaTTTGCTTTAGTTGTTTTACTTACCTCCCCAGAGAGAACTAACTAAAAAGGAAGTGTAggatagaaaaaagaaaacatgaaaaggtTAATTTTCAGCaatactgtatatacatataaaatatcatgttgtcatgttttatcCTGATGTTTAGTCTCATGATTCAAGttggtgtaaaaataaaaatgtagaaaaaactaggaaaataaaagctcgtgtaagaagaaataaatattctgaTTTTCTGCTAATACCTAAAGAACATGTTAGTAATCATCTCTGAGTCTTTTCTCATGTTtgcaatcattaaaaaaataaaaatatatatataaataatggcatacattttaaac from Oryzias melastigma strain HK-1 unplaced genomic scaffold, ASM292280v2 sc02735, whole genome shotgun sequence carries:
- the LOC112139805 gene encoding LOW QUALITY PROTEIN: zinc finger protein 24-like (The sequence of the model RefSeq protein was modified relative to this genomic sequence to represent the inferred CDS: substituted 1 base at 1 genomic stop codon), with product MDEDRAHCYKDLRAALLAKFDISPETYRQQFRSTTVPHDENLTETYHRLKSLYXRWIQPERHTKDHIGEAIILEQLLRVLPPDVRTWVKEHEPAEGITAARLAVQYLNARRGAASHPTGAAHRPAQLFQQRGSRRENAPDPPGTVNTAAGQRSSGKDIVCFYCQQAGHKASVCPIRKSEVTGACYPPRPENEHTENTDFAVQKHVDVTVNGQPITA